In one Drosophila albomicans strain 15112-1751.03 chromosome X, ASM965048v2, whole genome shotgun sequence genomic region, the following are encoded:
- the LOC117566859 gene encoding pneumococcal serine-rich repeat protein → MSQGGITSLLIAAQFIEQQEKLKHAVGLHFINDSNNGYNSSSSSISSESIVNNNNNSASQLNRNSTPAAAAAANTTSATTATTTPANVNGHNGLTNGTAAALSNSGSSSNTNGQSSPRSQLVVTHDYEYVGNNGITTTNGQLESTGGRSSEGRAIVSEDENSSSNLNSNSNSFSLPSQQQQQQQVARATPTAAAAATTATTTAATKLAGRFDGSAFVVLAPGTGTGSGSGSATPSTLTSTSVQVQQQQQQPIAATLKHKWATTATAAASELPRKYFMLDAKGAFATATANATANATATATANATATTTSAATPAAAATTAAALSTSLIGLANFPRQVIVHKSQIPLTPPPVATRKVVEPARIRSYSMSSHKLSAQTQSVLIGGSEDAHMSFVGSVSAQRSANSANSAAYRQILNAQQQQQQAAAAAAAVSSSAPVTGSQLTAHGGRRRTISSNSNGAGTRDMHNKLEKNRRFHLKCCYEVLKNELPLKDEDRKKTSNLTILDKAHKYVKQLSKSASDQEAQIEQLAKQKIELQKRLNSLRRPADSQSIPQNDKDEAVCLATTAQHQHHYRQHRDRDQLEDAMQRRQYCSMAPPRPFVPPVFRLSKSNASKHNTNTNGNGNSISNSNAAVSYQLNPAAAAAAAVAIGALKNSKSNGSISNGNINSNSNNVTSAAVSYSQNQSPATVVAMGLLKNSSSLLTSNNHSSSNHSGSNSSSSNGSPIATSTSQQSSPAGSPNVVVGATNNSNNNTTLMTTTRGSPTPSTPSPSPSSSSSGVSSSASFIGSSSSSSSSSSSSSSSSSSSSSSSSSSSSSSAGSSPPTHTQSATTTTTTHLLGATRSANIKFHASGPGGALNGGATIVTATAPSAATVAAANAHSAGFHQADKDRNYNFLIRSGTAAQ, encoded by the exons ATGTCACAGGGCGGCATTACATCGCTACTGATAGCTGCTCAATTCATTGAGCAGCAGGAAAAGCTTAAGCATGCTGTTGGGTTGCATTTTATCAATGATAGCAATAATggctacaacagcagcagtagcagcatcagcagtGAAAGCatcgtcaacaacaacaacaacagcgcaagCCAACTCAACAGAAACAgcacgccagcagcagcagcggcagcaaacacaacatcagcaacaacagcaacaacaacacccgCCAACGTAAACGGCCATAACGGTCTGACTAACGGTACCGCTGCAGCGCTGAgtaacagcggcagcagcagcaacaccaatgGGCAGAGCAGTCCACGCAGTCAATTAGTTGTTACTCATGATTATGAGTATGTTGGCAACAACGGCATCACCACCACCAATGGACAATTGGAGTCAACGGGGGGACGCAGCAGCGAAGGTCGCGCCATTGTTTCGG agGATGAAAATTCCTCGTCAAACTtgaactccaactccaactccttCTCCCTaccatcacaacaacaacaacaacaacaagtagccagagcaacaccaacagcagcggcagcagcaacaacagcaacaacaacagctgccacAAAGTTGGCGGGTCGCTTTGATGGCTCCGCTTTTGTGGTGCTTGCACCTGGAACGGGAACGGGATCGGGTTCGGGGTCAGCAACACCTTCGACTTTGACCTCGACTTCTGTTCaggtgcaacaacagcaacagcaaccgatTGCGGCAACGCTGAAGCATAAGTGGGCCACCACGGCGACGGCTGCCGCCTCTGAGTTACCGCGCAAGTATTTCATGCTAGACGCCAAAGGCGCctttgccacagccacagcgaACGCAACCGCAAACGCGAcggcaacagccacagcaaacgCAACGGCAACCACAACGTCAGCAGCAAcgccagcagcggcagcaacaacagcggctgCACTTTCAACGAGCTTGATCGGTTTGGCAAATTTCCCGCGCCAAGTGATCGTACACAAGTCACAAATACCACTCACTCCACCCCCGGTGGCCACCCGCAAGGTGGTCGAGCCAGCCAGAATTCGATCGTACTCAATGTCCTCCCATAAACTTTCAGCACAAACGCAGAGTGTGCTCATCGGAGGATCGGAGGATGCGCACATGAGCTTTGTCGGCTCAGTCTCTGCTCAGCGCAGCGCCAACAGCGCCAACTCTGCCGCCTATCGACAGATACTCaatgcccagcagcagcagcaacaggcggcagcagcagcggcagcagtcTCCTCATCGGCGCCAGTCACCGGATCTCAGCTGACCGCCCACGGTGGACGCCGACGAACCATCAGCTCCAATAGCAATGG GGCTGGCACGCGCGATATGCACAACAAGCTGGAAAAGAATCGACGATTCCATCTCAAGTGCTGCTACGAAGTGCTAAAGAACGAGCTGCCGCTCAAGGATGAGGATCGCAAAAAGACATCAAATTTGACAATACTCGACAAGGCGCACAAATATGTCAAG CAACTGTCAAAGTCCGCTAGTGATCAGGAGGCGCAAATCGAGCAGCTTGCCAAGCAAAAGATTGAGCTACAGAAGCGTCTAAACAGCCTGAGACGTCCGGCGGATTCCCAGAGCATTCCACAGAACGATAAAG ATGAGGCCGTTTGCCTGGCGACCACAgcacaacatcagcatcattATCGCCAGCATCGGGATCGGGATCAGCTGGAGGACGCAATGCAGCGCCGCCAATACTGTTCGATGGCACCACCGCGACCGTTTGTGCCACCGGT CTTCAGACTG AGCAAGAGCAACGCCAGCAAGCACAACACCAACAcgaatggcaacggcaacagcatcagcaacagcaatgccgCCGTCAGTTATCAATTGAAtcccgccgccgccgccgctgcagctgttgcaattgGTGCACTGAAGAACAGCAAATCGAACGGCAGCATTAGCAacggcaacatcaacagcaacagcaacaatgttaCCTCCGCTGCAGTCAGCTATTCACAGAATCAAAGTCCCGCCACAGTTGTTGCCATGGGTCTGCTCAAGAATAGCAGCAGCCTTTTGaccagcaacaaccacagcagcagcaaccacagcggcagcaacagcagcagcagcaatggctcACCGATAGCAACGTCCACATCGCAGCAGAGCAGCCCGGCTGGCAGTCCAAATGTGGTTGTTGGtgccaccaacaacagcaacaacaacaccacatTGATGACGACGACACGTGGATCGCCAACGCCATCGACGCCATCGCCATCACCAAGCTCGTCGTCGAGCGGCGTCTCCTCATCGGCCTCCTTCATTGGctcctcatcgtcatcatcgtcgtcgtcgtcatcgtcgtcatcatcatcgtcatcgtccagctcatcatcgtcatcgtcgtcctCCTCGTCGGCGGGCTCATcgccacccacacacacacaatcggcgacaacgacgacgacgacgcactTGCTGGGCGCCACACGTAGCGCGAACATCAAGTTCCATGCCAGCGGCCCAGGCGGTGCCCTCAACGGTGGCGCCACCATTGTCACGGCGACAGCACCAAgtgctgcaacagttgcagccgCAAATG CGCATTCCGCTGGATTCCATCAGGCGGATAAGGATCGTAATTACAATTTCTTGATACGCAGCGGTACGGCGGCACAGtag
- the LOC117578142 gene encoding salivary glue protein Sgs-7-like, whose translation MKISIACLIATFLVLSFVDFSEAGIGCPLRTVPPPTQPWSRCQPCGPGGRACPGCSDQPQLCEELLAQLKELEDQIRVCVCGQSRWLV comes from the exons atgaaaatttCCATTGCCTGTCTTATTG CCACCTTCTTGGTCTTGAGCTTCGTTGACTTCTCCGAGGCAGGCATCGGTTGCCCCCTCAGGACCGTTCCCCCACCAACCCAGCCATGGTCGCGATGCCAGCCATGTGGTCCCGGAGGAAGAGCTTGTCCTGGGTGCTCAGATCAACCACAGCTCTGCGAGGAGCTATTGGCCCAACTGAAGGAACTCGAGGACCAGATCAGAGTTTGTGTCTGCGGCCAGAGCCGTTGGTTGGTCTAA